From the Anaeromyxobacter dehalogenans 2CP-1 genome, the window GACCCGGGCCGCACCGGATAGCGTCGCGCTCGACGAGAGGTGCGCGAACGGTTCCAGCACGCAGTCGTGCTCCACGACAGCAGCGGTGTTCACGATCGCGCCGGCGTCCACCACCGCCCCGGCATTTACCACCGCGCGCGCCAGGACCACCGCACCCTGGCCCACGTGCGCGGAGCGCGCCACCGTCGCCGCCGGATGGACGATGGTCGCGATCTGGAACCCAGCCGCCACGAGGCGGTCCCGCGCACGCTGGCGGCGCTCGTTGTCGCCGATCGCCAGCGCCACCGGAGCTTCACCGAACTCCGGACGCCGCGCCACGACCTCGGCCCAGGGCAGGACCGGTGCGTCCATCACCGCCTGCCCGGGCGTCGCGCCGTCGTCGATGAAGGCGAGGAGCTGCAGCCCCGCGCACATTCCTGCGTCGGCGACCACCTTCCCGTGGCCGCCGGCGCCCATGACGAGAAATGGACGTTCGTCTTTCACGCTCGCGCCTCTGGCCGGGGGGCCGCGGCGGCACTCCGGCGCTCCAGGCCCAGAACGACCCCGACGAGTGCGAGGAACACGAGCACGGCGCCACCGACCAGCCCGACGCGCATGGCGAGCGGCTTCGCCCCATCGAACCGAGTCGCCAGCACTCCGACGATCAACATGCCAGCGTAGGCGGTGAGCGTGATCGCCCGATGGTGAACGCCGCAGGTCAGCGGCCGCTGGTACCAGTGCGA encodes:
- a CDS encoding protein-PII uridylyltransferase; the encoded protein is MKDERPFLVMGAGGHGKVVADAGMCAGLQLLAFIDDGATPGQAVMDAPVLPWAEVVARRPEFGEAPVALAIGDNERRQRARDRLVAAGFQIATIVHPAATVARSAHVGQGAVVLARAVVNAGAVVDAGAIVNTAAVVEHDCVLEPFAHLSSSATLSGAARVGALAVVGAGAVVVRARVEPGGVVAPGVCMVGDAANPLIAPYH